DNA from Halomonas sp. GFAJ-1:
TTCTTGATTGGTGTATTTCTGGTGGTGCCGTTGGTCGGCATTACACTGACCGAATTGTTCATGCGCCTGCGCTAAGCGCGGCCAACCGAGGGGTTTCCCATGTTTAAACAGCTTTATAGTGCGCTTACCTCGGAAACCAGCATTGACCAGGCCTACGCGGACCTGACCAAGATGCTGGAGCATGGTGCTTGGATGTTCGCACGTGCCAACGAGGTGCTTTACAGCACAGTGCCTGCCGAAGATGTGCGCCAACCGCTTTACCAGCGCGATGTGGCGGTCAACGAGCTTGAGCGCTCCATCCGCCGCAAGGTGTTGCGCCACCTGACCGTTAATCCCGGCCATGATGTGGCTATCTGCCTTGCGCTGATGAGCGTTGCAAAAGACGCCGAGCGTATTGGCGATTACTGTAAAAACGTCTTTGAAGTTGGCGCTTTCTACAGCGAAGGTTTTCATGTAGACCGCTACCAGAAGCCGCTAGATAAGGTTTCTGAGCGTTTATCAGGGTTGTTTAAAGAGTTGATTACCGCCACGCGGGACTCAAACGAAGCCCAGGCGCACCGCA
Protein-coding regions in this window:
- a CDS encoding PhoU family transcriptional regulator; its protein translation is MFKQLYSALTSETSIDQAYADLTKMLEHGAWMFARANEVLYSTVPAEDVRQPLYQRDVAVNELERSIRRKVLRHLTVNPGHDVAICLALMSVAKDAERIGDYCKNVFEVGAFYSEGFHVDRYQKPLDKVSERLSGLFKELITATRDSNEAQAHRIITAAREIGGICDDLIEALLREEEAVEFHEAVAYSLLARHYKRVSSHLANIATAVTGRLEDLDFPSEADDRALD